From Rutidosis leptorrhynchoides isolate AG116_Rl617_1_P2 chromosome 3, CSIRO_AGI_Rlap_v1, whole genome shotgun sequence, a single genomic window includes:
- the LOC139898167 gene encoding non-specific lipid transfer protein GPI-anchored 5-like isoform X2: MGSSGNLVLALFMLTLLWEGSMGQSGCTNVLIGMSSCLSYVTGSSKTPSSSCCSSLAGVVKSQPECLCGALDGSALSALGISINKTIALALPNACNVKTPPVSRCDGNRAPVMAPVMAPVFAPVESPRKSEDDSSVDGPSPASQFIAGSKQVLQNGETSDAVGDRKMQYVLLASILIVLTLLR, from the exons ATGGGTTCAAGTGGTAATCTGGTTCTAGCACTTTTCATGCTAACTCTGTTATGGGAAGGTTCAATGGGTCAATCAGGGTGCACAAATGTGCTCATTGGAATGTCATCTTGTCTAAGTTACGTTACTGGAAGTTCGAAAACGCCATCTTCTTCTTGCTGTTCATCACTTGCTGGCGTTGTTAAATCGCAGCCGGAGTGTCTATGTGGTGCACTCGATGGTAGCGCTTTGTCAGCACTTGGAATAAGTATTAACAAAACCATTGCATTAGCACTACCAAATGCTTGTAATGTGAAAACTCCTCCTGTTAGCCGTTGTGATG GAAATAGAGCACCGGTAATGGCTCCGGTTATGGCTCCAGTTTTCGCTCCAGTTGAATCTCCACGAAAGTCAGAGGACGATTCCAGTGTCGACGGACCTTCCCCAGCTAGCCAGTTTATCGCAG GTTCCAAACAAGTTCTCCAAAATGGTGAAACCTCTGATGCTGTTGGTGATAGAAAGATGCAGTACGTGCTCCTAGCGAGTATTCTGATCGTCTTGACCCTGTTACGTTGA
- the LOC139898167 gene encoding non-specific lipid transfer protein GPI-anchored 5-like isoform X1 has protein sequence MGSSGNLVLALFMLTLLWEGSMGQSGCTNVLIGMSSCLSYVTGSSKTPSSSCCSSLAGVVKSQPECLCGALDGSALSALGISINKTIALALPNACNVKTPPVSRCDAGNRAPVMAPVMAPVFAPVESPRKSEDDSSVDGPSPASQFIAGSKQVLQNGETSDAVGDRKMQYVLLASILIVLTLLR, from the exons ATGGGTTCAAGTGGTAATCTGGTTCTAGCACTTTTCATGCTAACTCTGTTATGGGAAGGTTCAATGGGTCAATCAGGGTGCACAAATGTGCTCATTGGAATGTCATCTTGTCTAAGTTACGTTACTGGAAGTTCGAAAACGCCATCTTCTTCTTGCTGTTCATCACTTGCTGGCGTTGTTAAATCGCAGCCGGAGTGTCTATGTGGTGCACTCGATGGTAGCGCTTTGTCAGCACTTGGAATAAGTATTAACAAAACCATTGCATTAGCACTACCAAATGCTTGTAATGTGAAAACTCCTCCTGTTAGCCGTTGTGATG CAGGAAATAGAGCACCGGTAATGGCTCCGGTTATGGCTCCAGTTTTCGCTCCAGTTGAATCTCCACGAAAGTCAGAGGACGATTCCAGTGTCGACGGACCTTCCCCAGCTAGCCAGTTTATCGCAG GTTCCAAACAAGTTCTCCAAAATGGTGAAACCTCTGATGCTGTTGGTGATAGAAAGATGCAGTACGTGCTCCTAGCGAGTATTCTGATCGTCTTGACCCTGTTACGTTGA
- the LOC139898169 gene encoding uncharacterized protein produces MKPIAISNSFHFVNSSSTVIVAQKNKNSQSPKGSEPPPARITSNVKQNLQFLKLWKEYQKRKSGTAKPATSYRRKKVEKDDLPDDDTELYRDPTLTLYYTNQGIDTAVPVLLVDGYNVCGYWPKLKKHFMGGRLDLARQKLVDELITFGMLREVKVVVVFDAMMSGLPMHKETFAGVDIVYSTETCADAWIEKEVAALREDGCPRVWVVTSDRCQQHAAHGAGAFVWSAKALVSEIKTSQKEVERMLQEHKSTSVQGKLLKHNLDSGVVDALKDLRNKLSETESRG; encoded by the exons ATGAAACCAATCGCAATCTCAAATTCTTTTCATTTTGTTAATTCATCCTCAACTGTAATTGTCGCTCAGAAGAACAAGAATTCACAATCTCCTAAG GGTTCCGAGCCTCCTCCTGCAAGGATTACATCAAATGTAAAGCAAAACTTGCAGTTCCTGAAGTTATGGAAG GAGTATCAAAAGAGAAAATCTGGTACAGCCAAGCCTGCTACTAGTTACCGTAGGAAGAAAGTAGAGAAAGACGACCTTCCAGATGATGATACAGAGCTTTATCGTGACCCTACATTAACCCTATATTA TACAAATCAGGGAATAGACACTGCAGTCCCTGTGTTGCTTGTTGATGGTTATAATGTTTGCGGTTATTGGCCGAAGCTCAAAAAACATTTTATGGGTGGAAGACTTGATCTTGCTCGCCAAAAACTTGTTGACGAGCTCATAACCTTTGGAATGCTTAGAG AGGTGAAAGTGGTAGTTGTATTTGATGCTATGATGTCTGGACTTCCAATGCACAAAGAAACATTTGCTGG TGTTGATATAGTTTATTCAACTGAAACCTGTGCTGATGCGTGGATTGAGAAAGAG GTTGCAGCCTTGAGAGAGGATGGATGCCCAAGAGTATGGGTTGTGACATCTGATCGATGTCAGCAACATGCAGCACATGGTGCA GGAGCTTTCGTTTGGAGTGCAAAGGCATTAGTTTCAGAG ATCAAAACTTCACAAAAGGAGGTCGAGAGAATGCTTCAAGAACACAA ATCAACGTCGGTACAAGGTAAACTGTTGAAGCACAATCTTGATTCTGGCGTTGTTGACGCTCTCAAGGATCTCAGAAACAAACTCTCTGAAACCGAATCTCGTGGATGA
- the LOC139898168 gene encoding uncharacterized protein isoform X2, which translates to MESVSGDRSLEYKLQLGESAANFDLEKAVCSHGFFMTAPNRWDPLSKTFHRPLRLLNDDVSSSSSVTVNISQPLQSSYLILRVLETDSLSPAHLQSLTEQVKRMLRLSESEERNVREFQDVYDEAKISGFGRIFRSPTLFEDMVKCILVCNCQWSRTLSMARALCELQLELQCPIETEQDKQASTSSKFAPRTPAGKETRKRKINSQENSKKVATNKSAMEVEETIKMDCANTPINLPEADISGFLTESSEKTELPFHSGIGNFPSPKELATLDVNFLAKRCNLGYRASRILGLAQSVVEGKVKLRQLEEDSSEASLSNYMKLNEQLGEINGFGPFTRANVLMCLGFYHVIPSDSETIRHLNQVHGKKSTIRDIQEDIERIYGKYAPFQFLVY; encoded by the exons ATGGAAAGTGTTTCCGGTGACCGGAGTTTGGAGTATAAACTACAGCTAGGTGAATCCGCCGCCAACTTTGATCTGGAAAAGGCCGTATGCAGCCACGGGTTTTTTATGACAGCCCCAAATCGATGGGACCCACTTTCAAAGACCTTCCATCGACCTTTACGCCTCCTCAACGACGacgtttcttcttcttcctccgTTACCGTTAATATTTCCCAACCGCTTCAATCATCTTATCTAATCCTTCGTGTATTGGAAACCGACTCTCTGTCTCCTGCACACCTCCAATCATTAACG GAGCAAGTGAAAAGAATGTTGCGATTGTCGGAGTCAGAGGAGAGAAATGTGAGGGAGTTTCAAGACGTATACGATGAAGCCAAAATATCGGGTTTTGGAAGAATCTTTAGGTCTCCAACGTTGTTTGAAGACATGGTTAAGTGCATTCTTGTTTGCAATTGCCA GTGGTCCAGGACGTTGAGCATGGCTAGAGCCCTTTGTGAGCTGCAGCTGGAACTTCAATGCCCTATAGAAACTGAACAGGATAAACAAGCAAGCACCTCCTCAAAATTTGCTCCGAGGACTCCCGCAGGGAAAGAAACACGCAAACGAAAGATTAATTCACAAGAAAATTCGAAAAAAGTTGCAACAAATAAATCAGCTATGGAAGTGGAAGAAACCATAAAGATGGATTGTGCTAACACTCCTATCAACTTACCAGAAGCAGATATTTCAGGATTTTTAACCGAGTCTAGTGAAAAGACGGAATTGCCCTTCCACAGTGGTATTGGTAATTTCCCTAGTCCGAAGGAATTAGCAACACTTGATGTAAATTTTCTGGCAAAACGTTGTAATCTTGGTTATAGAGCGAGTCGAATATTGGGTCTTGCTCAAAGTGTCGTTGAAGGTAAAGTAAAACTTAGGCAACTTGAGGAAGATAGTAGCGAAGCTTCTTTATCCAATTACATGAAGCTAAATGAACAGCTTGGAGAAATTAACGGTTTTGGTCCTTTTACAAGGGCCAACGTACTCATGTGTTTGGGGTTCTACCATGTAATCCCCTCGGACTCTGAAACAATAAGGCATTTAAATCAG GTCCATGGGAAAAAATCAACAATTAGAGATATTCAAGAAGATATTGAAAGGATCTATGGGAAATATGCCCCGTTCCAGTTCTTGGTGTACTG A
- the LOC139898168 gene encoding uncharacterized protein isoform X1 has protein sequence MESVSGDRSLEYKLQLGESAANFDLEKAVCSHGFFMTAPNRWDPLSKTFHRPLRLLNDDVSSSSSVTVNISQPLQSSYLILRVLETDSLSPAHLQSLTEQVKRMLRLSESEERNVREFQDVYDEAKISGFGRIFRSPTLFEDMVKCILVCNCQWSRTLSMARALCELQLELQCPIETEQDKQASTSSKFAPRTPAGKETRKRKINSQENSKKVATNKSAMEVEETIKMDCANTPINLPEADISGFLTESSEKTELPFHSGIGNFPSPKELATLDVNFLAKRCNLGYRASRILGLAQSVVEGKVKLRQLEEDSSEASLSNYMKLNEQLGEINGFGPFTRANVLMCLGFYHVIPSDSETIRHLNQVHGKKSTIRDIQEDIERIYGKYAPFQFLVYWSEIWSFYEERFGKLSELPHSRYKLITAANMKRKNK, from the exons ATGGAAAGTGTTTCCGGTGACCGGAGTTTGGAGTATAAACTACAGCTAGGTGAATCCGCCGCCAACTTTGATCTGGAAAAGGCCGTATGCAGCCACGGGTTTTTTATGACAGCCCCAAATCGATGGGACCCACTTTCAAAGACCTTCCATCGACCTTTACGCCTCCTCAACGACGacgtttcttcttcttcctccgTTACCGTTAATATTTCCCAACCGCTTCAATCATCTTATCTAATCCTTCGTGTATTGGAAACCGACTCTCTGTCTCCTGCACACCTCCAATCATTAACG GAGCAAGTGAAAAGAATGTTGCGATTGTCGGAGTCAGAGGAGAGAAATGTGAGGGAGTTTCAAGACGTATACGATGAAGCCAAAATATCGGGTTTTGGAAGAATCTTTAGGTCTCCAACGTTGTTTGAAGACATGGTTAAGTGCATTCTTGTTTGCAATTGCCA GTGGTCCAGGACGTTGAGCATGGCTAGAGCCCTTTGTGAGCTGCAGCTGGAACTTCAATGCCCTATAGAAACTGAACAGGATAAACAAGCAAGCACCTCCTCAAAATTTGCTCCGAGGACTCCCGCAGGGAAAGAAACACGCAAACGAAAGATTAATTCACAAGAAAATTCGAAAAAAGTTGCAACAAATAAATCAGCTATGGAAGTGGAAGAAACCATAAAGATGGATTGTGCTAACACTCCTATCAACTTACCAGAAGCAGATATTTCAGGATTTTTAACCGAGTCTAGTGAAAAGACGGAATTGCCCTTCCACAGTGGTATTGGTAATTTCCCTAGTCCGAAGGAATTAGCAACACTTGATGTAAATTTTCTGGCAAAACGTTGTAATCTTGGTTATAGAGCGAGTCGAATATTGGGTCTTGCTCAAAGTGTCGTTGAAGGTAAAGTAAAACTTAGGCAACTTGAGGAAGATAGTAGCGAAGCTTCTTTATCCAATTACATGAAGCTAAATGAACAGCTTGGAGAAATTAACGGTTTTGGTCCTTTTACAAGGGCCAACGTACTCATGTGTTTGGGGTTCTACCATGTAATCCCCTCGGACTCTGAAACAATAAGGCATTTAAATCAG GTCCATGGGAAAAAATCAACAATTAGAGATATTCAAGAAGATATTGAAAGGATCTATGGGAAATATGCCCCGTTCCAGTTCTTGGTGTACTG GTCAGAAATATGGTCGTTTTATGAAGAAAGGTTTGGGAAGCTGAGTGAGCTTCCTCACTCTCGCTATAAACTTATAACAGCTGCTAACATGAAACGCAAAAATAAGTAA